A single region of the Oreochromis niloticus isolate F11D_XX linkage group LG19, O_niloticus_UMD_NMBU, whole genome shotgun sequence genome encodes:
- the LOC102076736 gene encoding uncharacterized protein LOC102076736, whose amino-acid sequence MRERDFMPNMERGKPATYTGDKKAKMAAKTNKKWVRLATVFAYVLSVSLAAIILAIYYSLIWKPTSASSSAGKPVVPTPTANISTNISTNDNMTEWNSTQTRLLSLNQTRQVTTPHGPAIQWGDRAERVAVSPRGAGAEIAHSQQEEGLYASSHGHTSAERSGALGTETQGSSQPRVSHYISSSTARESVAEDKGERESRGVTEKREPEDAITLPPT is encoded by the coding sequence ATGAGAGAGCGGGACTTCATGCCCAATATGGAGAGGGGCAAACCTGCTACTTATACGGGGGACAAAAAGGCTAAGATGGCTGCTAAGACTAACAAGAAGTGGGTGAGACTAGCCACTGTTTTTGCATATGTGTTGTCTGTGTCCTTAGCAGCCATTATCCTGGCAATTTACTATAGCCTGATCTGGAAGCCAACCAGCGCATCCTCTTCTGCTGGGAAGCCGGTGGTGCCCACTCCGACTGCAAACATCTCAACTAACATCTCCACAAACGACAACATGACAGAGTGGAACTCTACGCAAACACGGCTGTTATCTCTCAACCAGACCAGGCAGGTCACAACCCCGCACGGTCCGGCGATTCAGTGGGGTGACAGAGCGGAGAGAGTGGCGGTTTCCCCGCGGGGTGCGGGAGCAGAAATTGCGCACTCGCAGCAGGAGGAAGGACTCTACGCGTCTTCCCACGGTCACACGAGCGCGGAGAGGTCGGGCGCTTTGGGTACAGAGACGCAAGGGTCTTCTCAACCCCGCGTGAGCCACTACATCTCGTCGAGCACCGCGAGGGAGTCTGTCGCTGAGGACAAGGGGGAGAGGGAGTCGCGCGGGGTGACAGAAAAGCGCGAGCCCGAAGACGCTATCACTCTTCCTCCGACCTGA
- the plcb2 gene encoding 1-phosphatidylinositol 4,5-bisphosphate phosphodiesterase beta-2 isoform X2: MDSDPSLSSLVSSGKVKKDSTKTVPVTMKMDPKGFFVYWINQSKETTFLDVATIRDTRTGKYAKLPKHPKVRNVFNLDFPDSNHLAKTLTIVSGPDMVNLTYHNFFASKEKVTQNWADDILATAYNAARNNACRQVFLDKIYVRLSLQTNKDGKIPVKHIYKMFPADKKRVESALAAAQLPKGKYDTIKPDVFTETAFRSFMTHLCPRPEIYEIFTSYSTKPTMTKENFTKFLNEKQRDSRLNEELFPRLRQDQIKALIDKYEPLSNNSNRGLISPEGLLFYLMGPETTVVMQDSLAKCQDMTQPIPHYFIKSSHNTYLTAGQFSGVSSPEMYRQCLLAGCRCLELDCWKGKPPDEEPIITHGFTMTTEILFKDVIEAIAESAFKTSQYPVILSFENHVDSVKQQEKMANYCKTIFGDALLTEPLDKYPLKPGQQIPSPSELLGKILIKNKKGSHEKPAQNKKTAAAAADQTAAAATNAQAPNATSQDEANPAATTPENQDENEKPQEPEAAVEENEEQEDTEEQDEEKMKTSDEGTAGQEVTAYEAMSSIVNYIQPNKFISFENARKKNKSYVISSFVETKGEAMIAKSAVEFVEYNKRQMSRIYPKGTRMDSSNYNPQPFWNVGCQMVALNYQTMDFPMQLNMALFEFNGRTGYLLKHDVMRRNDKKFDPFCDRIDTVVASTLTIKIYSGQFLSDKNVKTGVEVEVIGLPGDPKKKYRTKWSTTPNAINPVWNEEPFVFEKILLPELASLRIVVHEENGKFVGHRIIPLDAIQSGFHHICLRSESNMPLTLPALFVYIEVKDYIPAAFADFTDALFNPTKGTEKTTKPPKQSSSDYVSPYELPLGAQPPADQAKESEAPAAEKAASEPTPPADATDQSPPAAGAEEAKKEEESKAETLQTDKAPADAAPDTGSSTSETLPEASPSPEETKASPEPEPAPEAKEEPSTESGTNPEPTSDKKEEASAAAEPAEAPSAAAVPSPTVATTESAGSGDSSQPQTGSEEPSTVTTEELTQHKSYQKVIKRQEKEIKELEKKYQKKGEDLIQKYSDSFKGLKKKVSVKKKEGGDNTPESNGKTERVQELKEKMTSEIKTLFAEQYDQMKKKKEQCATERLAKLLEMAMEKHAIELKTLESETKENKKKANMKCSSTDKAKLKKAMSTEMLDEASQSNAASSDYSPQQEALMKKQAATLEEIKTLTNQLNQEALKEHDQKTRSLPREVREAVNVCVGAHFPELVDEVDKSGGGVGFYGDVFLG; encoded by the exons ATGGACAGCGACCCGAGTTTGTCATCGCTAGTGTCCTCCGGGAAGGTGAAAAAG GACTCAACGAAAACCGTTCCTGTCACCATGAAGATGGATCCAAAAGGGTTTTTCGTCTACTGGATTAACCAAAGCAAG GAGACAACATTCCTGGATGTTGCTACAATCAGAGATACCAGAACAGGAAAATATGCAAAACTTCCCAAA CACCCAAAGGTCCGAAATGTGTTTAATTTGGATTTCCCGGACAGCAATCATCTCGCAAAAACCCTAACTATTGTCTCGGGTCCAGACATGGTGAACCTGACCTATCATAACTTCTTTGCCTCAAAGGAAAAAGTGACACAG AACTGGGCGGACGACATTCTCGCGACCGCTTACAACGCCGCAAGAAACAACGCGTGCAGGCAGGTCTTCCTGGATAAAAT ATATGTCCGGCTTTCTCTTCAGACCAACAAAGATGGGAAGATCCCAGTGAAACA tatttacaAGATGTTCCCTGCGGATAAGAAGAGGGTAGAAAGTGCTTTGGCAGCAGCACAGCTCCCCAAAGGAAAG tatgACACCATTAAGCCTGATGTCTTCACTGAGACTGCCTTCAGGAGCTTTATGACACACCTTTGTCCTCGGCCTGAGATCTATGAGATCTTCACTTCCTA CTCCACCAAACCCACCATGACGAAGGAGAATTTCACCAAGTTCCTCAACGAGAAACAGAGAGACTCTCGGCTCAATGAGGAACTGTTTCCGCGTCTCCGGCAAGACCAGATCAAGGCACTGATTGACAAGTATGAACCCCTGTCCAATAATTCTAACAGAG GTTTGATTTCTCCAGAAGGTCTTTTATTCTACTTGATGGGTCCAGAGACAACAGTGGTCATGCAAGACAGTCTGGCCAAGTGTCAAGACATGACCCAACCCATACCTCACTACTTCATCAAGTCGTCACACAACACATACCTAACag CTGGTCAGTTCTCGGGCGTGTCCTCTCCAGAGATGTACCGCCAGTGTCTGCTCGCCGGCTGCCGCTGCCTAGAGCTGGACTGCTGGAAGGGTAAACCTCCAGATGAAGAGCCCATCATTACTCACGGCTTCACCATGACCACTGAGATCCTGTTCAAG GACGTGATAGAGGCTATTGCAGAGAGCGCCTTCAAGACCTCACAGTACCCCGTTATCCTCTCCTTCGAGAACCACGTTGACTC GGTGAAACAGCAGGAGAAGATGGCCAACTACTGCAAAACCATATTTGGTGATGCCCTGTTAACAGAGCCACTGGACAAATACCCT CTGAAGCCGGGCCAGCAGATCCCCAGCCCGTCTGAGCTCCTGGGTAAGATCCTCATCAAGAACAAGAAGGGCAGCCACGAGAAACCGGCACAGAATAAGAAAACTGCCGCAGCAGCCGCTGACCAGACCGCAGCCGCAGCTACGAACGCCCAGGCCCCGAATGCCACTTCCCAGGACGAGGCCAACCCAGCAGCAACCACCCCGGAGAACcaagatgaaaatgaaaaaccaCAAG AACCGGAAGCAGCTGTGGAGGAAAATGAGGAGCAAGAAGACACAGAGGAACAGGATGAGGAGAAAATGAAGACATCAGATGAA GGCACAGCTGGACAAGAAGTAACAGCATATGAGGCCATGTCATCCATAGTCAACTACATCCAGCCCAACAAATTCATCTCTTTTGAAAACGCCAGAA agaaaaacaagagttACGTCATCTCTTCTTTTGTGGAGACCAAAGGGGAGGCAATGATCGCCAAGAGTGCCGTTGAATTTGTTGA ATATAATAAGAGGCAGATGAGCAGGATTTACCCCAAAGGAACAAGAATGGACTCCTCCAACTACAATCCCCAACCTTTTTGGAACGTTGGTTGCCAGATGGTGGCGCTCAACTACCAGACGATGG ATTTCCCCATGCAGCTCAACATGGCCCTGTTTGAATTCAACGGCCGAACGGGCTACCTCCTCAAGCACGATGTTATGCGTCGCAATGACAAGAAGTTTGACCCTTTCTGTGACAGGATTGACACCGTTGTGGCGAGCACACTGACCATCAAG ATCTATTCAGGGCAGTTTCTGTCTGACAAGAATGTAAAAACAGGGGTTGAGGTGGAAGTGATTGGGCTGCCAGGAGACCCTAAGAAGAAATATCGCACCAAGTGGTCCACGACACCCAACGCCATTAATCCAGTGTGGAATGAAGAGCCATTTGTTTTTGAGAAG ATCTTGCTGCCAGAATTGGCATCTTTAAGAATCGTTGTCCACGAAGAGAATGGCAAATTCGTGGGACACAGAATCATCCCTCTTGATGCCATCCAGTCAG GCTTCCATCACATCTGCCTGCGCAGTGAGAGCAACATGCCCCTCACTCTGCCTGCTCTCTTTGTGTACATTGAGGTCAAGGACTACATCCCTGCTGCCTTTGCGG atttcaCAGATGCCTTATTTAATCCAACAAAGGGCACAGAGAAGACCACAAAGCCTCCCAaacag TCATCTTCTGACTATGTGTCTCCCTATGAGTTGCCTCTTGGAGCACAACCTCCCGCAGACCAAGCTAAAGAAAGTGAAGCCCCTGCTGCAG AAAAAGCTGCATCCGAACCTACACCGCCCGCTGATGCCACTGACCAGTCTCCACCAGCAGCTGGTGCAGAAGAAGCTAAAAAGGAGGAAGAAAGCAAGGCAGAGACGCTTCAAACTGATAAAGCTCCAGCTGATGCAGCACCAGACACAGGAAGCTCCACATCTGAAACCCTCCCTGAAGCCTCTCCTTCACCCGAGGAGACCAAAGCAAGCCCGGAGCCTGAACCGGCTCCTGAAGCCAAAGAAGAACCAAGCACTGAGTCTGGTACAAACCCAGAGCCTACATCTGATAAGAAAGAGGaagccagtgcagctgcagaaCCTGCTGAAGCGCCTTCTGCTGCGGCCGTTCCCTCTCCAACAGTTGCAACCACTGAGTctgctggatcaggtgactcaTCTCAGCCACAGACGGGCAGCGAAG aGCCTTCGACTGTGACTACTGAAGAACTGACACAGCACAAGAGCTATCAGAAGGTCATCAAGCGTCAGGAGAAGGAGATAAAAGAATTAGAAAAGAAGTATCAGAAAAAAGGCGAGGATCTGATTCAGAAATACTCCGACTCTTTCAAGGGCCTCAAGAAGAAGGTTTCAGTGAAGAAAAAAGA GGGAGGTGACAACACCCCTGAGTCCAACGGGAAGACAGAGCGGGTGCAGGAGCTGAAGGAAAAAATGACgtctgaaataaaaacactgtttgCTGAGCAGTATGAtcagatgaagaagaagaaggagcagTGTGCAACAGAG AGACTAGCCAAACTGTTGGAGATGGCCATGGAGAAGCACGCCATTGAACTGAAAACCCTGGAGAG CGAAaccaaagaaaacaagaaaaaagccaacATGAAATGTTCGTCCACAGACAAAGCAAA GCTGAAGAAGGCAATGAGCACTGAGATGTTGGATGAAGCGAGTCAGTCGAATGCTGCC TCTTCAGATTACAGTCCACAGCAAGAGGCTCTGATGAAGAAACAGGCTGCTACACTGGAAGAAATCAAGACCTTGACCAATCAG CTCAATCAAGAGGCCCTGAAGGAGCACGATCAGAAAACAAGATCGCTGCCACGAGAAGTGCGAGAGGCCGTTAATGTATGTGTGGGGGCACACTTCCCTGAATTGGTCGACGAGGTCGACAAGAGTGGGGGTGGAGTGGGCTTCTATGGAGATGTCTTCCTAGGTTAG
- the plcb2 gene encoding 1-phosphatidylinositol 4,5-bisphosphate phosphodiesterase beta-2 isoform X1 has protein sequence MNKKRYFLDPPEIKDYLVKGERFTKWSEDSTKTVPVTMKMDPKGFFVYWINQSKETTFLDVATIRDTRTGKYAKLPKHPKVRNVFNLDFPDSNHLAKTLTIVSGPDMVNLTYHNFFASKEKVTQNWADDILATAYNAARNNACRQVFLDKIYVRLSLQTNKDGKIPVKHIYKMFPADKKRVESALAAAQLPKGKYDTIKPDVFTETAFRSFMTHLCPRPEIYEIFTSYSTKPTMTKENFTKFLNEKQRDSRLNEELFPRLRQDQIKALIDKYEPLSNNSNRGLISPEGLLFYLMGPETTVVMQDSLAKCQDMTQPIPHYFIKSSHNTYLTAGQFSGVSSPEMYRQCLLAGCRCLELDCWKGKPPDEEPIITHGFTMTTEILFKDVIEAIAESAFKTSQYPVILSFENHVDSVKQQEKMANYCKTIFGDALLTEPLDKYPLKPGQQIPSPSELLGKILIKNKKGSHEKPAQNKKTAAAAADQTAAAATNAQAPNATSQDEANPAATTPENQDENEKPQEPEAAVEENEEQEDTEEQDEEKMKTSDEGTAGQEVTAYEAMSSIVNYIQPNKFISFENARKKNKSYVISSFVETKGEAMIAKSAVEFVEYNKRQMSRIYPKGTRMDSSNYNPQPFWNVGCQMVALNYQTMDFPMQLNMALFEFNGRTGYLLKHDVMRRNDKKFDPFCDRIDTVVASTLTIKIYSGQFLSDKNVKTGVEVEVIGLPGDPKKKYRTKWSTTPNAINPVWNEEPFVFEKILLPELASLRIVVHEENGKFVGHRIIPLDAIQSGFHHICLRSESNMPLTLPALFVYIEVKDYIPAAFADFTDALFNPTKGTEKTTKPPKQSSSDYVSPYELPLGAQPPADQAKESEAPAAEKAASEPTPPADATDQSPPAAGAEEAKKEEESKAETLQTDKAPADAAPDTGSSTSETLPEASPSPEETKASPEPEPAPEAKEEPSTESGTNPEPTSDKKEEASAAAEPAEAPSAAAVPSPTVATTESAGSGDSSQPQTGSEEPSTVTTEELTQHKSYQKVIKRQEKEIKELEKKYQKKGEDLIQKYSDSFKGLKKKVSVKKKEGGDNTPESNGKTERVQELKEKMTSEIKTLFAEQYDQMKKKKEQCATERLAKLLEMAMEKHAIELKTLESETKENKKKANMKCSSTDKAKLKKAMSTEMLDEASQSNAASSDYSPQQEALMKKQAATLEEIKTLTNQLNQEALKEHDQKTRSLPREVREAVNVCVGAHFPELVDEVDKSGGGVGFYGDVFLG, from the exons ATGAATAAGAAAAGATACTTTCTGGATCCTCCAGAGATCAAAGATTACCTGGTCAAAGGAGAAAGGTTTACGAAGTGGTCAGAG GACTCAACGAAAACCGTTCCTGTCACCATGAAGATGGATCCAAAAGGGTTTTTCGTCTACTGGATTAACCAAAGCAAG GAGACAACATTCCTGGATGTTGCTACAATCAGAGATACCAGAACAGGAAAATATGCAAAACTTCCCAAA CACCCAAAGGTCCGAAATGTGTTTAATTTGGATTTCCCGGACAGCAATCATCTCGCAAAAACCCTAACTATTGTCTCGGGTCCAGACATGGTGAACCTGACCTATCATAACTTCTTTGCCTCAAAGGAAAAAGTGACACAG AACTGGGCGGACGACATTCTCGCGACCGCTTACAACGCCGCAAGAAACAACGCGTGCAGGCAGGTCTTCCTGGATAAAAT ATATGTCCGGCTTTCTCTTCAGACCAACAAAGATGGGAAGATCCCAGTGAAACA tatttacaAGATGTTCCCTGCGGATAAGAAGAGGGTAGAAAGTGCTTTGGCAGCAGCACAGCTCCCCAAAGGAAAG tatgACACCATTAAGCCTGATGTCTTCACTGAGACTGCCTTCAGGAGCTTTATGACACACCTTTGTCCTCGGCCTGAGATCTATGAGATCTTCACTTCCTA CTCCACCAAACCCACCATGACGAAGGAGAATTTCACCAAGTTCCTCAACGAGAAACAGAGAGACTCTCGGCTCAATGAGGAACTGTTTCCGCGTCTCCGGCAAGACCAGATCAAGGCACTGATTGACAAGTATGAACCCCTGTCCAATAATTCTAACAGAG GTTTGATTTCTCCAGAAGGTCTTTTATTCTACTTGATGGGTCCAGAGACAACAGTGGTCATGCAAGACAGTCTGGCCAAGTGTCAAGACATGACCCAACCCATACCTCACTACTTCATCAAGTCGTCACACAACACATACCTAACag CTGGTCAGTTCTCGGGCGTGTCCTCTCCAGAGATGTACCGCCAGTGTCTGCTCGCCGGCTGCCGCTGCCTAGAGCTGGACTGCTGGAAGGGTAAACCTCCAGATGAAGAGCCCATCATTACTCACGGCTTCACCATGACCACTGAGATCCTGTTCAAG GACGTGATAGAGGCTATTGCAGAGAGCGCCTTCAAGACCTCACAGTACCCCGTTATCCTCTCCTTCGAGAACCACGTTGACTC GGTGAAACAGCAGGAGAAGATGGCCAACTACTGCAAAACCATATTTGGTGATGCCCTGTTAACAGAGCCACTGGACAAATACCCT CTGAAGCCGGGCCAGCAGATCCCCAGCCCGTCTGAGCTCCTGGGTAAGATCCTCATCAAGAACAAGAAGGGCAGCCACGAGAAACCGGCACAGAATAAGAAAACTGCCGCAGCAGCCGCTGACCAGACCGCAGCCGCAGCTACGAACGCCCAGGCCCCGAATGCCACTTCCCAGGACGAGGCCAACCCAGCAGCAACCACCCCGGAGAACcaagatgaaaatgaaaaaccaCAAG AACCGGAAGCAGCTGTGGAGGAAAATGAGGAGCAAGAAGACACAGAGGAACAGGATGAGGAGAAAATGAAGACATCAGATGAA GGCACAGCTGGACAAGAAGTAACAGCATATGAGGCCATGTCATCCATAGTCAACTACATCCAGCCCAACAAATTCATCTCTTTTGAAAACGCCAGAA agaaaaacaagagttACGTCATCTCTTCTTTTGTGGAGACCAAAGGGGAGGCAATGATCGCCAAGAGTGCCGTTGAATTTGTTGA ATATAATAAGAGGCAGATGAGCAGGATTTACCCCAAAGGAACAAGAATGGACTCCTCCAACTACAATCCCCAACCTTTTTGGAACGTTGGTTGCCAGATGGTGGCGCTCAACTACCAGACGATGG ATTTCCCCATGCAGCTCAACATGGCCCTGTTTGAATTCAACGGCCGAACGGGCTACCTCCTCAAGCACGATGTTATGCGTCGCAATGACAAGAAGTTTGACCCTTTCTGTGACAGGATTGACACCGTTGTGGCGAGCACACTGACCATCAAG ATCTATTCAGGGCAGTTTCTGTCTGACAAGAATGTAAAAACAGGGGTTGAGGTGGAAGTGATTGGGCTGCCAGGAGACCCTAAGAAGAAATATCGCACCAAGTGGTCCACGACACCCAACGCCATTAATCCAGTGTGGAATGAAGAGCCATTTGTTTTTGAGAAG ATCTTGCTGCCAGAATTGGCATCTTTAAGAATCGTTGTCCACGAAGAGAATGGCAAATTCGTGGGACACAGAATCATCCCTCTTGATGCCATCCAGTCAG GCTTCCATCACATCTGCCTGCGCAGTGAGAGCAACATGCCCCTCACTCTGCCTGCTCTCTTTGTGTACATTGAGGTCAAGGACTACATCCCTGCTGCCTTTGCGG atttcaCAGATGCCTTATTTAATCCAACAAAGGGCACAGAGAAGACCACAAAGCCTCCCAaacag TCATCTTCTGACTATGTGTCTCCCTATGAGTTGCCTCTTGGAGCACAACCTCCCGCAGACCAAGCTAAAGAAAGTGAAGCCCCTGCTGCAG AAAAAGCTGCATCCGAACCTACACCGCCCGCTGATGCCACTGACCAGTCTCCACCAGCAGCTGGTGCAGAAGAAGCTAAAAAGGAGGAAGAAAGCAAGGCAGAGACGCTTCAAACTGATAAAGCTCCAGCTGATGCAGCACCAGACACAGGAAGCTCCACATCTGAAACCCTCCCTGAAGCCTCTCCTTCACCCGAGGAGACCAAAGCAAGCCCGGAGCCTGAACCGGCTCCTGAAGCCAAAGAAGAACCAAGCACTGAGTCTGGTACAAACCCAGAGCCTACATCTGATAAGAAAGAGGaagccagtgcagctgcagaaCCTGCTGAAGCGCCTTCTGCTGCGGCCGTTCCCTCTCCAACAGTTGCAACCACTGAGTctgctggatcaggtgactcaTCTCAGCCACAGACGGGCAGCGAAG aGCCTTCGACTGTGACTACTGAAGAACTGACACAGCACAAGAGCTATCAGAAGGTCATCAAGCGTCAGGAGAAGGAGATAAAAGAATTAGAAAAGAAGTATCAGAAAAAAGGCGAGGATCTGATTCAGAAATACTCCGACTCTTTCAAGGGCCTCAAGAAGAAGGTTTCAGTGAAGAAAAAAGA GGGAGGTGACAACACCCCTGAGTCCAACGGGAAGACAGAGCGGGTGCAGGAGCTGAAGGAAAAAATGACgtctgaaataaaaacactgtttgCTGAGCAGTATGAtcagatgaagaagaagaaggagcagTGTGCAACAGAG AGACTAGCCAAACTGTTGGAGATGGCCATGGAGAAGCACGCCATTGAACTGAAAACCCTGGAGAG CGAAaccaaagaaaacaagaaaaaagccaacATGAAATGTTCGTCCACAGACAAAGCAAA GCTGAAGAAGGCAATGAGCACTGAGATGTTGGATGAAGCGAGTCAGTCGAATGCTGCC TCTTCAGATTACAGTCCACAGCAAGAGGCTCTGATGAAGAAACAGGCTGCTACACTGGAAGAAATCAAGACCTTGACCAATCAG CTCAATCAAGAGGCCCTGAAGGAGCACGATCAGAAAACAAGATCGCTGCCACGAGAAGTGCGAGAGGCCGTTAATGTATGTGTGGGGGCACACTTCCCTGAATTGGTCGACGAGGTCGACAAGAGTGGGGGTGGAGTGGGCTTCTATGGAGATGTCTTCCTAGGTTAG